The Candidatus Palauibacter australiensis region GATTCTCGACAAGCCCCGGCAGGATCCGGTCGTGATAGGCCATGCGACGCTCGAGCGCCACGGTGTTCTCGGCGATTTCCGCGGCCAGGGCGTAAAGCGTCTCGTTGACGAGTCGGCGGTGGTCGACGTTCGTCATCCATTGATCGAAACCGAGGGCAACGAGAACGCCGACCACGATCACCACGAACTCAAGCGCAAGACGACCGAAGGGGATGCGTTGGGTCAGACGACCTCCATCCCCTGCCTGCGCTCCCTTGGAACTTTCTTCCGACATCACCTGCAAGCCTTTCGGGCTGGCGACGCATCCCCCCGAGGGACGCGTCTACACAGAGATTTCCCTGAACTGGCCTCGCTGCATCTCGCTGACTGCCGAGCGGATTTCGTCAATCCGCTCTCGAATGCGCGGCCAAGCCGTAGACTGCAGGACGAGCACCGCCACCGCGCGGGCCGAGAGATCCTGTTGGTGCCGGAGGCTCTGGTCGGTCGTGATCAGGAGGTCGTAGCCGTGCTCTTCGGCTCTGTCCAGCAGGGCGCTGTTTCGAAGTCCGGACCACCCGCGCTCGTAGGCGGTATCCACGCGGTGGCCCTCAAGGTGCCGCCTCAGCGGCACTGGAGTGCCCTGGTCGAACAGGATCTTCACTGACCACCGGCGCCCGCCAGCGCTTTCACTTCGTGGTCGAGGACGGACTCGACATGCCAGCGCTCCACGCCCTGGAACCAGTCAAGAAACTGCTCAATCGAAGCCCCCGCCCGCAGGTTCTCGAACAGGGCACTGACCGGGACTCGGGTCCCCGCGAAGACCCAGGCGCCGCTGACCTTCCGCGGATCACGCTCAACCGCGTCACATTCTTTCCAGCTCGACATGTGGGCACCTCGTTTCTTGACTCCCGCACCGCTCGGAGGTGGTTGACACCGGGAATCCTCGGCACGGCCTATACGGCGACCTCGATCTCGCGGATCACCATGCCAGCGGCGTTCTCGACCGCCACGTCCAGGTACTCGCGGACTGCCTCCGCGATGTTCGCCAAGGCTTCCTCCTCGGTCGTCCCCTGGGACGCACAACCCGGTAGGCCAGGAACCCAGACGGAGAATCCCTCTTCGGACTCTTGAAGCGCTACCCGGTATTTCATCTTCCACCTCCAGGGCCGTCAGCGAACGATTCAATCTAGCCTCGGTCAGGTTTTTCGCCATCGTCAGCGGACCTCCATCACCGCCCCAGCCTCGGGGTCTCCGAGTCGCTGGCGAGGCGACGCTCGAGCGTTACGGTGTTCTCGGCGATTTCCGCGGCCAGGGCGTAAACTCAAGCGCAAGACGGCCGAAGGGGATGCGATGGGACAGGCGACCTCCACCCCCTGCCACTCTGCCGCCCCGCCCGATAGCGAAAATCGCCTTGCAACCGCGACGTGGGATCGGGTTGCAAGGCGATTCGCTTATCCACCCAACTGGGCGTCGACCGCGACCGCGGACAGCAGTGCAAGGCCCGCCCCCACCGCGAACCCGAGCACGAGCCATGCCAGGTTGACCAGCTGCTTACGCGTCGTATCGCCGATCGCCGCCAATGGCGACATGAAGTCGGGCCGGGACTGAGGGTCTTCACCTTCCTCCGCGGACTCCGAATCCGTGCTCAGCCCGCTCGTCAGGGCCTGGCGAAGGCTCCTGCTGATGCGTCCGGCCATCAGGAGGGCGAGCACGAAAAGCAGCAATGCGAGCCCACCGACCGCGTCCGACACGACGATCACGGTCATTCCCGCGATCCCGAAGAGAACGCCCATCACGAACACGAGTCGGAAACGCCCCGGGAGGCGGTCCGACTCCTCGCTTTGAGCGTCCAGGTAGCTCTTCACTTCCAGCTGAGAGATCTGGCTGGCGAGGGCGCCCATCAGGAGGCCGAAGAGAATGATCCAGAGCGCCGCGGC contains the following coding sequences:
- a CDS encoding DUF433 domain-containing protein translates to MSSWKECDAVERDPRKVSGAWVFAGTRVPVSALFENLRAGASIEQFLDWFQGVERWHVESVLDHEVKALAGAGGQ
- a CDS encoding type II toxin-antitoxin system HicB family antitoxin, yielding MKYRVALQESEEGFSVWVPGLPGCASQGTTEEEALANIAEAVREYLDVAVENAAGMVIREIEVAV